The Bacillus zhangzhouensis region TGATTTTATACTGACTATACAATCCGCATACTGAGCTGCTTGATTTAAGTCATGTAAAACCATTACAATCGTTTTTTTATATTTTTTATTTAGTTCTTTTAATAAATCAAGCACTTCAATTTGATGCGCTATATCTAAAAATGTAGTAGGTTCATCCAACAATAGTATATCTGTTCCTTGAGCAAGCGCCATGGCGATCCACGCTCTTTGTTTTTGTCCACCTGATAAACCGTCTAATTTTCTTTTACGAAGGTCAGTCAGTTTTGTAGCTTTGATCGCCCATTCAACCATGCGAGAATCTTCATCTGTTTCTCTCTTAAAAAGAGTTCGATAAGGATGACGTCCGAATTCAATGAGATTTTCCACAGTTAGTCCTTCTGGAGCAATTGGCGATTGAGGTAAAACTGCCATTTTCTTAGCAAGCGTTTTTGATGGTAATTCCTGAATGGATTGACCATCTAATAATACACTGCCCTGCTTAGGTGTTATTGTATTTGCTAACGCTTTTAATAGAGTAGACTTCCCGCTCCCATTTGCTCCGATAAACACCGTCACACTTCCAGCCTGAATCTGAAGATCTACATGATTCAACACCTGAAATTGACCATAAGAGAGGGTTACTTTTTCAGCAGATAATTTCTCCAAATTGAGCACTTCCTTTTTTAACGTGTTCTCGATTCGTGACGTAATAAATATAAAAAATAAGGGGCACCTAGCACAGCGGTTAAAATTCCAGCCGGTATTTCAACTGGAGCGATAATGGTCCTTCCTAATGTATCAGCAGACAGTAATAGAATTGCACCTACAATTGCTGATAAGGGAAGTAACTCTTTTGCCTTTGAACTAGTGATTCTTCTTGCAATATGAGGTCCAATTAAACCTATAAATCCAATGGAGCCAACTGCTGCTACGCAGCTTCCTGCAATTAACACTGCAATAACAATCCATAATATGCGAGTACCTTTAGGGCTCTCTCCTAATCCTTTTACTAACTGATCATGTAGCAAAAGTACATCTAACTTATCTTTTAACATCCACACAATTGGAAATAAAACCATAAAACATAAAACAAGAACATACAATTGATCATATCCTCTGCCAAATAGGCTTCCTGCTAACCAAATTAAAGCAGCATTGACATCTCCAGGGAACTTAACCATCATATATTGCATCACTGCTTGACATAATGCACCAATCGCAATCCCTGTCATAGCAAGCGATGCTGGCTGCATTCGATATTTGATCGTAAAAAAAAGAAGGCTTGCTGCTGCTAAGCCGGCACCTATAAATGCAGCAATTGGCAGTAGAAACACAGGTGCAGTTGGAACTAGTAGAATAATCAACATGGCCCCTACTCCTGCCCCTTTTGTCACACCAACTACATCAGGAGACGCTAATGAATTACGAACGACGCCTTGTAGAATTGCACCCGAAACAGCGAATCCTGCTCCTGATAAAACTGCCAAAAACACTCTTGGTAATCGATATTCAAAAATAATAAATGATTGATCTTTATTGAACCCAAGTAAATTCGTTAGAACCGTCATAGGGTGAATTGCTACTGCGCCAATTCCAAGGGAGATAAGAACCATAAAACATAATATACTCATTAGAATTGAGTAAACAATCACTTTACGCTTCTTGCTCAGCATTTTTCATGCCCTCCCTTCTCATTAAATGAATGAAAAACGGGGCACCAATCATTGCTGTAACAATTCCCACGGGGGATTCGTAGGGGAAAGAAATCAACCGTGCAACAATATCTGCATATAATAAAAGTGTTGCCCCTGCCACAGCAGATAGCGGTATCAACCACTTATTATTTTCTTCAAATAGTTTTTTAACTAAGTGTGGAACCATAAGACCTACAAATCCAATAGGACCACTAATAGCAACAGCTGAACCAGCCAAAAATAATACTAGTAGACTAATTACAACCTTCATTCTAATGACGTTTTCTCCTAATCCCTTCGCCGCTTCATCTCCAAAACCTAAAATATAAATTGATCTACTTAGTAAAAATGTAGTAGTAAGGCAAAGAAGAGAAAACGGAAAAATTGTTCGTACATCTGCCCAATTACTACTACTAATTGATCCTGCCATCCAAAAAACAAGGTCTCCTGCTGATTGATTTGTAATGACTAACCCTTGTGTAATCGAAGACAAAAAGAGGTGAACTGCCATCCCAGTTAAGGCAAGTTTGGTTGGAGTGATCCCTCCCTTTGAACCGATGATAAAAACAAGAGATGCCCCTACAGCAGCTCCAAGCAATGCCACCCAAACCGTTTGAAAATGATACCCTGGTAAAATGATGATTGATACACAGACAGCAAGAGTAGCGCCTGCATTCACTCCGAAAATCTGAGGCGAGGCAAGTGGATTTTTTGTCAGTGATTGCATTAAAGCTCCTGCTACTGCCAAATGCGCTCCAATTAAAATAGCAGCAATTGTTCGAGGCAAGCGAATTGTCCATACAGTTAGTTGCAGTTTCGAACCATCCAATATGTATAAAGAACGAATGATATCCCAAATATCGTTCTTCATTGTACCTATACTTATGCTCAGAAACATTCCTAAAATAAGGAAACCCAACAAACAGACTAACTGATAACCATTTTTGCTTTGCCTAACATGTTTTGCTCTTGATGTCACTTTCACACTTCCTTTCGCATCATGTTGAAAAAAACAGGAAGAAGCAAGGAATATCCCCTGCTTCTTTTATTTAATCCTTTTTATAAACCTGTTTGAGGATATCCTTTGCCATAATTTCACTTGATCCTACACCTCTAAAACGTGTGTAAAGATTACGATCCCCTTCATATACCTGTCCTTTTTTCACAGCTTTTAAGTTTTTCCAAATAGGATTCGTTTCCCATTTGTCTAAAATCGTCTCTATATCATCTTTTGAAATAAATAAAATATCAGGATCTATCTTGCTTAGTTGCTCTAAGCTCACATCTTTATATGCTTCATCAGATGTAACAGCATGTTGAAAACCTAACTTTTCTAAGATTTCACCGTCATACGATGTATTTGTATGAATATTAAAAGAATCTTTTCTAGCTACACCTAGCATAATTGTTCGATTTTCGGCTTTTGGCAATTTTTTATGTAAAGATGCCATTGTTTGTTCATGCTTAGATAGAACACTTTTCCCTTTTTTATCTAAATATGTTGCTTTTGCAATGGTTTTTAAAGCAGATATTTGCTCACTATAAGTAGATTCTCGGCTCTTCAATTCAATAGTCGGGGCAATGTTTGTCAACTGTTGATAGATCGCTTTATGACGTTGAGAATCAGCAATGATTAAATCCGGTTTTAATGAGCTAATGACTTCAAGGTTGGGCTCAGCTCGTGTTCCTACTGATGTATAATCAATCGTTTTACCTACTAACTGAAAAATCATATCTTTTTTATTATCATCTGCAACACCTACAGGCTTTAACCCTAACTCATTTATTGCATCCAAAAATGAAAGTTCTAGCACAACAATACGCTTAGGCTGTTTGTTTAACTTTGTAACACCTAGGTCATGCTTGATTGTAAAACTCTCACTTGATGTCTCCTGGGTATTTGATTTGGAATCATTCCCTTTTTGGCAACCAGAAGCAATCAGTACAAATGCTAAAAGTAGACTTACTGTTAAAAACATCTTTTGTTTCATCATGGTGTGAATCAAACCTTCCTGTTTAATAATGATAATCATTATCAATAAATATATATCATTCTGCTGATTCTGTCTAATTTATTTAATTAAAAAAATTTCTAATTAGAAAACCATGAATTCAAATTGAAAATAACTTCTAAACAAGATGGACTTCTAGGAGACAAAAACGCTGGTTCGTTGAATACCTTTTCATCATCTGCTTGGACATCTGTGTATGATAGAATGTGATATTTGAGGCATCAAATCAGAAAAATGTCTTAAATTGAGATCAATGGTATTTTAGTATAAAAACAACCGCAGACACTTACCTCCATGCCATCCAAAAAATGAGGACCAAGCAATGGAAATGTATCTGCGGTATGTTCAATAATTAAACTTTGTGGGTGTTTAGTGGGTTCTTAATAAAAATGCTAAACACCTTTAATCCCTTGAGATATCAACCGTTAACCTATACTGCCTTCCATCTCAAACTTAATCAAGCGGTTCATTTCAACGGCGTATTCCATTGGCAGTTCTTTTGTGAATGGTTCGATGAAGCCCATGACGATCATTTCTGTTGCTTCTTCTTCAGAAATTCCGCGGCTCATCAAGTAGAATAGCTGCTCTTCTGATACTTTTGATACCTTCGCTTCATGCTCTAATGAAATGTTGTCATTTAGGATTTCATTGTAAGGGATCGTATCAGATGTTGATTTGTTATCCATGATGAGTGTGTCACACTCAATGTTTGAGCGTGCACCCTCTGCTTTGCGTCCAAAGTGAACGATTCCGCGGTACGTCACTTTACCGCCTTGTTTCGAAATTGATTTCGATACGATCGTTGAAGATGTGTTTGGTGCAAGGTGAATCATTTTCGCACCTGCATCTTGGTGCTGACCTTTACCTGCTAAGGCAATACTTAATGTCATACCACGAGCACCTTCACCTTTTAGGATGACCGCTGGGTATTTCATTGTCAGCTTAGAACCGATGTTTCCATCAATCCATTCCATTGTTGCATTCTCTTCACATACTGTACGTTTTGTGACAAGGTTGAAGACGTTGTTTGCCCAGTTTTGAATCGTTGTATAACGGCAATAGCCGCCTTTTTTCACGATGATTTCAACTACCGCACTATGAAGTGAGTTTGTTGTGTAAACTGGTGCTGTACAGCCTTCTACGTAATGCACATGTGCGCCTTCATCAACAATGATCAGTGTACGCTCGAACTGCCCCATGTTTTCAGAGTTGATACGGAAGTATGCTTGAAGTGGTGTATCTACTTTGACACCCTTTGGTACGTAAATAAATGAACCACCAGACCATACAGCCGAGTTAAGCGCAGCAAATTTGTTGTCAGTCGGAGGAATGACTTTTGCCCAATGCTCACGGAAGATGTCCTCGTTTTCTTTTAATGCGCTGTCTGTATCTTTAAACACAATGCCTAGATCTTCAAGATCTTGCTTCATGTTATGATACACAACTTCAGATTCATACTGAGCAGATACACCTGCTAAGTACTTTTGCTCTGCTTCTGGAATCCCAAGCTTATCAAAGGTTTGTTTGATTTCTTCTGGCACTTCATCCCAAGAACGCTCAGAGCGCTCAGATGGCTTTACGTAGTACGTAATTTCATCAAAATTTAATGCATTTAAATCTCCGCCCCATTGTGGCATCGGCATGTTGTAAAAGTGCTCAAGAGATTTCAAACGGAAGTCGAGCATCCACTGAGGCTCTTCTTTCATACGAGAAATTTCTTCAACGATCTCTTTTGTCAGTCCGCGCTCAGAACGGAAAATGGAAACGTCTTTATCAGAAAAGCCGTATTTATATTCACCAACATCTGGCATTTTTTTAGCCATCCATTTTCACTCCAATCTTTTCTTATGATTTGCCGCTATCTTCGGCAGTTGCGCCTTTTTCAAGCGCCTTCCATGATAATGTTGCACATTTGATGCGGGCTGGGAACTTTGCCACTCCCTGCAGCGCTTCAATGTCACCAAGATCAATGGAATCGTCGTAATCTTTTCCTTGCATCATATCGGAGAAAATCCGAGACATTTTCAAAGCTGTTTCAATATCTTTCCCTTTAATCGCCTGCGTCATCATTGAGGCGGATGCCATCGAAATCGAGCATCCTTCCCCTTCAAATTTCGCATCAGTGACTTTTTTATCCTCGATTTTCATCGTGAGACGAATACGGTCACCACATGTTGGGTTGTTCATATCGACGACAATGCTGTCGTTTAACACACCTTTGTTTCTCGGATTTTTATAATGATCCATAATCACTTGTCTGTACAGTGTGTCTAAATTTACATTAAAAGACATTCGTAAAATACTCCTTTGTCTTACGGAGCGCTACAATGAGCCGGTCAATCTCTTCTTCTGTATTATACAGATAGAAGCTTGCTCTTGCAGTCGCTGATACACCAAGCCATTTCATGAGGGGCTGTGCACAGTGGTGTCCAGCACGAATGGCGACACCTTCCGTATCAAGAACAGTTGACGCATCATGCGGATGGACATCATCTAAGTTAAATGTCACAAGCCCCGCTCGGTGCTGCGGTCCATAAACAGTCGCACCGTCAAGCTCCTTAAAGCGCTCAAGCGCGTAAGTGGCAAGCTGATGCTCGTAACGGCTGACTTCCTCCATACCGATGTCATTTAAGAAGTCAATTGCTTTTCCTAGTCCAACTGCTCCAGCAATAATAGGTGTTCCCGCTTCAAATTTCCACGGCAGCTCTTTCCATGTGGAATCATACAAATCCACAAAGTCGATCATTTCTCCACCAAACTCAGCAGGCTCCATATTATTCAAAAGATCCTTCTTCCCGTAAAGTACGCCGATGCCAGTCGGTCCACACATTTTATGCCCGGAGAATGCGAAAAAGTCACAATCTAGATCCTGAACATTAATTTGCATGTGCGGGGTGCTTTGCGCACCATCGACGACAATGACTGCCCCATGATCGTGGGCAATTTTGGCGATTTCTTTAATCGGGTTGATGGTTCCTAAAACGTTTGAAACATGTGTGACAGCGACAATTTTCGTTTGATGTGTGATGGTTCGCTTCACATCTTCAAGCGATAGCGTACCGTCGTCCTGTAACGGAATGTATTTCAATGTGGCGCCAGTTGCTTTTGCTGCTTGCTGCCAAGGAATGATATTCGCATGATGCTCCATGTGCGTAATGACAATCTCATCGCCTTCTTTGAGGTTTGCTCTAGCATAGCTGACCGCCACTGTGTTTAGTGCAGTCGTTGTACCTCTAGTAAAAATAATTTCCTGGACAGACGAAGCACGGATGAATGCACGAACTTTTTCTCTCGCCCCCTCGTACGCGTCCGTTGCTCTTGTGCCAAGGGTATGAACACCCCGGTGGACGTTCGAGTTGTACGACCGGTAATACTCATTCATTGCATCAATAACCACTCTTGGTTTTTGAGAAGTCGCTGCACTGTCCAAATACACCAAATCATGTCCGTTCACTTGCTGATGAAGGATTGGAAATTGCTCACGAACGTCTTTGATATTCATTATTTTACTTTCCTTTCAATTACAGAAACGAGCTGCTTTTTAACTCCTTCAATCGGCAGTTCTTTGACAACTGGATTTAAGAAGCCATAAATCACAAGTCTTTCTGCATCTTCTTTGGAAATTCCGCGACTCATGAGGTAGTACAATTGAATTGGATCGACACGTCCAACAGATGCGGCGTGCCCTGCTGTCACATCATCTTCATCAATTAATAGAATTGGGTTTGCGTCCCCCCGTGCTTTCTCACTCAGCATGAGGACACGTGATTCCTGCTCTGCATTAGACTTTGTTGCGCCATGCTCGATTTTACCAATTCCGTTAAAAATAGAGGATGCTTGATCCTTCATCACACCATGCTTCAAGATATACCCTTCAGAGTTTTTACCGAAATGGATGATGCTTGTTGTAAAGTTTTCTGTTTGGTTTCCTCGGCCGACAACAACTGATTTCGTATCACCGAAAGTTCCGTCGCCCATAAGCTTCGTGATGTTTTCAGACACGACGTCCCCATCATTCATCAGGCCAAGCGCCCATTCGATTTTACTGTCACGGCCATTTGCCATACCGCGTCTGTTTACATACACTGTGACACCTTCTGCTAGATTATCAACAGCACCGTAAGTAACGCGGGCATTAGCTCCCGTGAACACTTCAGACACGATATTGAATATCGCCTCTTCAGGTTTTGCTGTACTAATGTAGTTTTCTACATATGTCACTGCACTATGATCGTCTGCTATGACGATGACATGGTTGAAGAGAGTCGTATTGTCATTTTCATGCAGATAGACGGCTTGAATTGGTGCTTCAAGTTCTACATTTTTGGGAACATAGAGGAAAGCTCCGCCATTGACTAAAGCAGCGTGTAAAGCTGTTAGTTTATGCTCATCCACTTTCACTGCATCTGTCATGAAATATTGTTTTACTAAATCTCCATGCTCACGGATCGCTGTATGAAGATCAGTGAAAATCACACCCTTGTCTTTCGCTTCAGCTGAAAGAGACAAATAGGCTGGTGTTTGATCACGCTGAATGTAGACTGTCTTATCTGTGTCCTCTAAATCAATAAGAGATTTCACTTCTTCCGGAAGCTCTTCTAATGATCCAAAAGGCGCACTTTCAACTGTATGCTGTTTGAAATTCGTTAAATTCCATTTTGAAATATTCGTTTTGTCAGGCTTTGGCATTGGGAGGTCTTCTGCTTTTTCAAGAGCCTGTAAGCGAAGGGAGCTCATCCATGCCGGTTCCTGATGCTTCTCGGAGAAGCTTTTGACATAATCTTGATCTACTGATAATTTCGTTTCTAATGTCATCAATAATCCTCCTAACGCTTACGCTTCTTGACCAACAGTTTCGTCTTCAATTCCTAGTTCTTTTTTGATCCAGTCATAGCCTTCTGCCTCTAGACGCTGAGCAAGCTCTGGTCCGCCAGATTTCACGATACGTCCTTGCATCATGACATGAACGTGATCTGGTGAGATGTAGTTCAGCAGGCGCTGATAGTGAGTAATCATTAAGCAGCCGAAGCTTTCGCTGCGCATTTTGTTAATTCCTTTAGAAACCACTTTCAAGGCATCGATATCAAGACCAGAATCAATTTCATCAAGGATCGCAATTTTAGGTTCGATCATCATTAATTGAAGAATTTCGTTGCGTTTTTTCTCTCCGCCTGAGAAACCTTCGTTTAGGTAGCGCTGTGCCATATCTGGGTCCATTTCAAGGAACTCCATGTTTTCGTCCATTTTGCGGATGAATTTCATTAGAGAGATTTCATCGCCTTCTTCTCTGCGAGCGTTAATAGCAGAACGAAGGAAGTCCGCATTTGTGACACCGCTGATTTCAGATGGATATTGCATTGCAAGGAAAAGACCTGCTTGAGCGCGCTCATCTACTTCCATTTCAAGTACATCTTCGCCATCTAGCAAAATGCTGCCTTTTGTTACTTCATATTTAGGGTGTCCCATAATTGCAGCAGATAAAGTGGATTTACCTGTACCGTTTGGTCCCATTACTGCGTGGAATTCTCCACCTTTTATCTCGAGGTTTACACCCTTTAAGATTTCTTTCCCTTCAATCTCAACGTGCAAGTCCTTAATTGTTAATGTTGAAGCAGTCATATATCGATACCTCCAAAATAATCATTATTCTCAATTTATTCTCATTCTAATTTTATAACAAATTAAAAGTGAATACAACACATTCACGATAAGCGTGTGAGGATGCTCTCAAAATTCTAACAAAAAAAACCCGTAGATAAAAGGATTTATGTCGAAAAGACTGTTTTCATAAAGAAAGGACGGGAAACTGTTCTCCCCGCCCCTCAGCTATTAATAGCCTTGTATATTCATTTTTGCGAGCTGTCTTTTCTCATCTCGATAGGACTGCTCTCGTTTATATTCCACTTTCATCCGTAAGTCATGGTCTCTTTCGTACTCTGCATAGCTCATGCCATGAGCTTGATGCATGGCCTTTTCCATCTCGGCGGTATAGTCCAATCCCAGTGTACTATGGTCCGAACAAATAATAAACCATTCCCTTCCTTGAGTGTAGCTTTATTGTAGCAAACATATGCTGCTTCACTCAAAAGAGATATGACACCCGATGATGGCATATTTTCTCACACAATTGGGTGAGAAGCGCTCAACTCCCTGATATGGAAAAATACTGTGTTTTGCTGCCTTTAATGCGTCTGTCCTCCAAATTCATCAATACATTGCTGAACGACAGTGATTCCTTGGCTGAGTGCTGCCCCGCCGCCAAAAGCTGCCGCCACGCTGACAATCTCCAGCAAATTCTCTTCTGTCGCCCCCTGATCGAGCGCTCCCTTTGTATGATAAATCATGCAGTATTCATCCTGTGCATGAATACTGATGCCGAGGGCAATCATTTGTTTTTCCTTTTGCGTTAATGAATCACTTTGGAAGCACTGCTCCGTAAATTCATTGAATTTCTTCCCAAACAACGGCATTTTCTTCTGGAATTCACCCATTGCGGTTTTATAATCCGTCAGTGATTGCTGCATGGATCCGCTCATATGCTGTTCATTCATCTTGATTCCATCCCTTCAGGTCATTTGTACGTTTTTATTATGAGCGAGATTTGAAAAAATACACAAAAAACCTCGCTTGGATAGAAGCGAGGTTGCAGATTGTTGATAAAGGGCTAAAATGATCTTTATTTTAGCCCTTTATCTTCCTTTCAGCGTGATAGAAAACCTTTGCAGTCTAGGAAGGGCGAGTACCGGAGCGGAGCGAATTTGACATTCGTGAGCACCGGAGCGCAGAACTGACAAAGAATGCGAGGGTTTATCTACATGCTGAAACCTCGCTTCGATGAAAGCGAAGGTTGAAATGTTGTTATTCAGATACAGGCAATACTGCACCGTCATATTTTTTGTCGATGAATTCTTTGATTTTATCAGAGTGAAGAACTTCCATTAATGCCTTGATCTTATCTGATTTTTCGTCACCTTTGCGAACCGCAACAATGTTTGCATATGGGTTGTTCTTTGTTTTCTCAAGTTCGATTGAATCTTTTTTCGGATTCAATTTATTTTGGATTGCATAGTTTACGTTGATAAACACAGCATCGCCTTCACTATTTTCATAGGCTTTCGCAGTTAATTCAGGCGCAATTTTTTTGAATTTTAGTTTCTTTGGATTTTCTTTAATGTTCTTTACTGTTGCGTTGATTGTATCAACCTTCGGATCAAGCTTGATGACACCAGCATTTTGCAGCAGGGCAAGCATACGGCCTTGTTCAGCTACGTTGTTTGTCATGATGATTGTGCCGCCGTTTGGAATATCTTTTACTGATTTGTATTTCTTAGAGTAGATACCGAAAGGCTCAAGGTGAACCGCACCAGCACTCACTAGGTTATAATCTTTGTTTGATTTATTTTCTTCGTTTAAGTAAGGGATATGTTGGAAAAAGTTCGCATCCACTTCTTTTTCAGCTAACGCTTTGTTGTACATTTTATAATCGCTAAGCACTTTTACTTTTAAATCGTAGCCTTTTTCTTTTAGCAGTGGTTTTGCTTCTTCAAGAATTTCGGCATGCGGCGTTTTTGAAGCGGCAACCGTAATGGTTTTGCTTTCACTTGCGTTATTAGATGAACCGCATGCAACTAAAATACCTGCAAATGCTAGAAATAGTGCACTTAATATCAATTTCTTCATGAATAAATCCTCCCTTAACGTTTATCAATTTTATTTGTAATCAAATCACCGATTATTTGAATAATAAAGACGATGATGAGAATAAACACAGTGGCTACAAGTGTGACATCTGTATTACCAGATTGATATCCTTCCACATAGGCGAGGTCACCAAGTCCGCCTGCTCCAATTGCACCTGCGATCGCAGTAGAGCCAATCAGAGCAATTGCTGTTACGGTAATACCTGAAATAAGCGCTGGCAATGATTCTGGCAGCAATACTTTGAAAATGATTGTCGACGTTTTTGCTCCCATTGATCGTGCTGCTTCAATGACTCCTTTGTCTACCTCACGCAGTGCAATTTCGACAAGACGTGCATAGAATGGAGCTGACCCTATGACAAGGGCAGGGAGTGCTGCATTTGGGCCTAGAATCGTATGCATTATGAATTTCGTAAACCCTAGTAATAAAATAATTAAAATGATAAAAGGAATCGATCTGAAAATATTGACGACTGCCCCAATGACGGTGTTAATCGGTTTATTTTCCCAAAGACCGCCTTTACTCGTTAGAAAGAGTAATAGTCCAAGGATAATACCAATGGCAAAGGCAAATGCCAATGAAATCAGTGTCATATACACCGTTTCACCTGTTGCACTCCAGATGACGTCTAAATCAACGTTCGGAAACCATTTCTCAAACATGTGTCATCACCTCGATTTCAACCTGTTTGCTTTGGATATAGGCGATGGCTTTTTCTACCTCGGTCTCTTCTCCAGTAATGTGGATAAAAAGTGTTCCAAACGCGCCTTCTTGCGTTTGAGAAATCTTCCCTTGAAGGATGTTCACATCGACATTGAAGGATCGAATGATCTCAGTGATCAGCGGCTGCTCGGCAGAGTCTCCAATAAAGGACAACCGTACGACCTGACCTTCTTTTACTCGTTCTAAGACGTGCTCGATTGTTTCTTTCGCTTCCTCTGGTTCTGCAAGCTGTTTCACAAATCGTTTCGTCATTTCTTCCTTCGGCTGTCTGAAGACGCGTAATACTTCGCCTTCCTCGACAATGCGTCCATTTTCCATGACCGCCACGCGATGACAAATTTTGCGAATGACGTGCATTTCATGTGTAATGAGCACAATCGTGAGCCCTAACCGTTTATTGATATCCGCCAAAAGCTCAAGGATCGAATCGGTCGTTTGCGGATCTAGCGCAGATGTCGCTTCGTCACATAGAAGAACCTTTGGATCATTTGCTAATGCTCTCGCAATGCCGACACGCTGTTTTTGCCCGCCGCTTAGCTGAGACGGGTATGCATTTTCTTTTCCTTCTAAACCGACCAATTGAATCAGTTCATTCGCTCGTTCTCTCCGTTTTAATGTCGGTACACCTGCGATCTCAAGCGGGAACATAATATTTTGTCTCACCGTTCTTGACCATAGCAGGTTAAAGTGCTGAAAGATCATGCTGATTTCTTGTCTTGCTTTCCGAAGTTTCGCATTTGATACTTCATTGATCCGGTTGCCTGCCACTTCAACAATTCCTTCTGTTGGCAGCTCCAGACCGTTTAATAGGCGAATAAGCGAACTTTTCCCTGCACCGCTATACCCGATAATTCCGAATATTTCACCTTTATCAATATCCAAGTTGACGTCTTTCACGGCATCAACATTTCCGCTTTTTGAATGGTACGTTTTTGATACATTCTGTAAATGGATCACAGTCTGATCACCTGCTTTCTTGCTAAATCTATAGTTGCCATCACATACGTTATTGATTCTTCCTGCTGTCATGATTCTAGCCTGACGCCAGCTCAGTAAAAAAGACCTAACTGCAACGCAAGCAGAAAGGCCTTTTATGTCAATTACGCCTTTCTCTCATCTTTCAAAGCGCTGCGGCTTTGAGTGAATTGGCACCAATTTCAGCTATGCTGACGGTTGCCGGGTTTCATAGGGCACGTCCCTCCACCTCTCTTAATAAGAGAAAATATGTTGTTTTATGTGATGTTCATGTTTTTACTTAACGTAGAATATCATGCTATATCAGATATGTCAACGCTGTAAATCGCTAATTTCCAAGTAAACAACTACGTTATCATTTTTCGAAAAAAACCGTTCGTCAGCCAAAGCACTGCCTCTAGTCTAAGGAGCGCACGGAATGACCCTTTCACTTTCACTTGTCCCCTGCTGATTAACTGCTGTAAGGACATATCTCCATCTAATAATTGAAGAATTTCTTTCCTCTCACCATAAAAGATGAGATCCGATAACTCAATTGCAGGCAGTTTCTGCACTTCACCACGTTCATCCACAATCAATGTACAAGAGTCCG contains the following coding sequences:
- a CDS encoding cysteine desulfurase, with the translated sequence MNIKDVREQFPILHQQVNGHDLVYLDSAATSQKPRVVIDAMNEYYRSYNSNVHRGVHTLGTRATDAYEGAREKVRAFIRASSVQEIIFTRGTTTALNTVAVSYARANLKEGDEIVITHMEHHANIIPWQQAAKATGATLKYIPLQDDGTLSLEDVKRTITHQTKIVAVTHVSNVLGTINPIKEIAKIAHDHGAVIVVDGAQSTPHMQINVQDLDCDFFAFSGHKMCGPTGIGVLYGKKDLLNNMEPAEFGGEMIDFVDLYDSTWKELPWKFEAGTPIIAGAVGLGKAIDFLNDIGMEEVSRYEHQLATYALERFKELDGATVYGPQHRAGLVTFNLDDVHPHDASTVLDTEGVAIRAGHHCAQPLMKWLGVSATARASFYLYNTEEEIDRLIVALRKTKEYFTNVF
- the sufD gene encoding Fe-S cluster assembly protein SufD; translated protein: MTLETKLSVDQDYVKSFSEKHQEPAWMSSLRLQALEKAEDLPMPKPDKTNISKWNLTNFKQHTVESAPFGSLEELPEEVKSLIDLEDTDKTVYIQRDQTPAYLSLSAEAKDKGVIFTDLHTAIREHGDLVKQYFMTDAVKVDEHKLTALHAALVNGGAFLYVPKNVELEAPIQAVYLHENDNTTLFNHVIVIADDHSAVTYVENYISTAKPEEAIFNIVSEVFTGANARVTYGAVDNLAEGVTVYVNRRGMANGRDSKIEWALGLMNDGDVVSENITKLMGDGTFGDTKSVVVGRGNQTENFTTSIIHFGKNSEGYILKHGVMKDQASSIFNGIGKIEHGATKSNAEQESRVLMLSEKARGDANPILLIDEDDVTAGHAASVGRVDPIQLYYLMSRGISKEDAERLVIYGFLNPVVKELPIEGVKKQLVSVIERKVK
- the sufC gene encoding Fe-S cluster assembly ATPase SufC, producing the protein MTASTLTIKDLHVEIEGKEILKGVNLEIKGGEFHAVMGPNGTGKSTLSAAIMGHPKYEVTKGSILLDGEDVLEMEVDERAQAGLFLAMQYPSEISGVTNADFLRSAINARREEGDEISLMKFIRKMDENMEFLEMDPDMAQRYLNEGFSGGEKKRNEILQLMMIEPKIAILDEIDSGLDIDALKVVSKGINKMRSESFGCLMITHYQRLLNYISPDHVHVMMQGRIVKSGGPELAQRLEAEGYDWIKKELGIEDETVGQEA
- a CDS encoding carboxymuconolactone decarboxylase family protein; translation: MNEQHMSGSMQQSLTDYKTAMGEFQKKMPLFGKKFNEFTEQCFQSDSLTQKEKQMIALGISIHAQDEYCMIYHTKGALDQGATEENLLEIVSVAAAFGGGAALSQGITVVQQCIDEFGGQTH
- the metQ gene encoding methionine ABC transporter substrate-binding lipoprotein MetQ, whose translation is MKKLILSALFLAFAGILVACGSSNNASESKTITVAASKTPHAEILEEAKPLLKEKGYDLKVKVLSDYKMYNKALAEKEVDANFFQHIPYLNEENKSNKDYNLVSAGAVHLEPFGIYSKKYKSVKDIPNGGTIIMTNNVAEQGRMLALLQNAGVIKLDPKVDTINATVKNIKENPKKLKFKKIAPELTAKAYENSEGDAVFINVNYAIQNKLNPKKDSIELEKTKNNPYANIVAVRKGDEKSDKIKALMEVLHSDKIKEFIDKKYDGAVLPVSE
- a CDS encoding ABC transporter permease translates to MFEKWFPNVDLDVIWSATGETVYMTLISLAFAFAIGIILGLLLFLTSKGGLWENKPINTVIGAVVNIFRSIPFIILIILLLGFTKFIMHTILGPNAALPALVIGSAPFYARLVEIALREVDKGVIEAARSMGAKTSTIIFKVLLPESLPALISGITVTAIALIGSTAIAGAIGAGGLGDLAYVEGYQSGNTDVTLVATVFILIIVFIIQIIGDLITNKIDKR